A window of Phyllobacterium sp. T1293 contains these coding sequences:
- a CDS encoding class I SAM-dependent methyltransferase, giving the protein MKTPNSDASTCVVKNSSREDRSLDFRERSHKRYWWFRVSGTNYVPPVFASLSDEEWSLIEAWYEDTERKFENPGEIGISGFSILAGLISGNGISSIVQCGHYVGFSTLLLAFLLRKMGKPNSIFSIDIDPRVTEYTADWLRRAELEEYVELHVGNSSSIEAKNAACSWLQNSPELIFIDSSHQFSHTLEELDLWYGELKPGGFLCLHDTSIFAQTFDTTGRGGVLAAADKWIDDRQIPAILINRFVDGTQPIDNLTYRDGCGFGIIQKPWQ; this is encoded by the coding sequence ATGAAAACTCCGAATTCAGACGCCTCAACTTGCGTTGTGAAGAACTCAAGTCGGGAAGACAGAAGTCTGGACTTCAGAGAACGCTCTCACAAGCGCTATTGGTGGTTCCGAGTTTCTGGAACAAATTATGTGCCGCCGGTGTTTGCAAGTTTAAGCGATGAGGAATGGAGCCTCATTGAGGCGTGGTATGAAGACACTGAACGCAAATTTGAAAACCCCGGAGAAATAGGCATTTCCGGCTTTTCAATATTAGCCGGCTTGATTAGCGGGAATGGAATATCCTCCATTGTACAATGCGGACACTACGTTGGATTCTCCACCCTTCTTCTGGCTTTCCTGCTACGAAAGATGGGGAAGCCAAACTCGATTTTCAGTATTGATATTGATCCGCGCGTTACTGAATACACGGCGGACTGGCTTCGTCGAGCAGAGCTAGAAGAGTATGTTGAGCTTCATGTCGGCAATTCCTCCAGCATCGAAGCAAAGAATGCGGCATGCAGTTGGCTTCAAAACTCACCGGAACTCATCTTCATTGATTCTTCTCACCAATTCTCTCATACGCTTGAAGAACTAGACCTGTGGTATGGTGAATTAAAGCCTGGTGGCTTTCTTTGTCTCCACGATACTTCCATTTTCGCCCAAACATTTGACACGACGGGGCGTGGCGGCGTGCTGGCTGCAGCCGACAAATGGATTGATGATAGACAAATCCCGGCAATATTAATCAATAGATTTGTTGATGGAACTCAGCCGATTGACAACCTGACATATAGAGATGGGTGCGGCTTCGGCATTATCCAGAAACCGTGGCAATAA
- a CDS encoding VOC family protein has translation MNPHYEGNHNIAMKVPPHQYEATVAFYRDVIGLKPLENHLPYVGFHFGSIQLWIDKAPGMSQAELWLEIAADDVRSAAVHLKDAGIVRCDEIEALPEGHQDFWITSPCQIIHHISQKGDGW, from the coding sequence ATGAACCCGCATTATGAAGGCAACCATAATATCGCGATGAAAGTGCCACCGCACCAGTATGAAGCAACAGTCGCCTTCTACCGTGATGTAATTGGGCTGAAACCGCTGGAAAACCATCTGCCCTATGTCGGGTTTCATTTCGGTTCCATTCAGCTCTGGATCGACAAGGCACCCGGCATGAGCCAGGCCGAGCTATGGCTGGAGATTGCAGCGGATGATGTACGCTCGGCGGCCGTACATCTGAAGGATGCAGGCATTGTGCGCTGCGACGAAATTGAAGCATTGCCGGAGGGGCATCAGGATTTCTGGATCACCAGCCCTTGCCAGATCATCCATCACATCTCGCAAAAAGGCGATGGATGGTAA
- the dut gene encoding dUTP diphosphatase, which produces MSQSSDSARSVRPALGLVRLPHGQDLDLPSYETSGSAGMDLRAAVPEDRPLLLLPGRRALVPTGLIFEIPEGYEAQVRPRSGLALKNGITCLNTPGTIDSDYRGEVKVILINLGDDDFYVERGMRIAQVVLAPVVQLAVEERQHASETARGAGGFGSTGTS; this is translated from the coding sequence ATGTCTCAATCATCCGATTCCGCACGATCTGTGCGTCCCGCTCTCGGTCTTGTCAGGCTGCCGCATGGGCAGGACCTTGATTTGCCCTCCTATGAAACATCAGGTTCTGCCGGCATGGATCTGCGTGCCGCCGTGCCGGAGGACAGGCCGCTCCTTTTGTTACCCGGTCGACGGGCATTGGTTCCCACCGGTTTGATCTTCGAAATCCCTGAGGGGTATGAAGCGCAGGTCAGGCCGCGTTCCGGCCTTGCGCTCAAGAACGGAATTACCTGCCTTAACACACCGGGAACCATTGATTCCGACTATCGGGGTGAGGTAAAAGTAATCCTGATCAATCTCGGAGATGACGATTTCTATGTCGAGCGTGGCATGCGCATTGCGCAGGTCGTGCTGGCTCCAGTGGTCCAGCTTGCCGTTGAAGAGCGGCAGCATGCCAGTGAGACGGCACGCGGTGCCGGAGGGTTCGGATCAACGGGAACGTCGTAA
- a CDS encoding TonB C-terminal domain-containing protein — protein MVGRAVMAFSLAISLGTSAVQASDKKALDLQVQAIAQKIRLSIQACWNIPDTRKDIARTVTVKFKLDKDGTIIGKPEIIKPSRAKSFDLLAKSSIRAIIRCAPYDVIAENPALYDELKDVIINFSSPEN, from the coding sequence ATGGTTGGACGCGCTGTCATGGCTTTTTCTTTGGCGATATCCCTTGGGACATCAGCAGTTCAGGCTTCCGACAAAAAGGCTTTGGATCTGCAAGTCCAAGCAATTGCTCAAAAGATTAGACTGAGTATTCAGGCCTGCTGGAATATACCAGATACGCGTAAGGATATTGCACGAACCGTCACTGTGAAGTTCAAATTGGACAAGGATGGTACGATTATCGGCAAGCCTGAAATCATCAAGCCATCCAGAGCAAAGAGTTTTGACCTGCTGGCGAAAAGCAGCATTCGTGCAATTATCCGTTGTGCGCCCTATGATGTGATTGCGGAAAATCCGGCCCTTTATGATGAGTTGAAAGATGTCATCATAAATTTCTCCAGTCCTGAAAATTGA
- a CDS encoding rhamnosyltransferase WsaF family glycosyltransferase, producing the protein MIATYSPFKKRVAWLVPAPIPGSGGHRTIINHASFLAEQGWETSFFVDTNDSPQEIKRTFEKLFYKAPITYRSGLTVDGNFSAVIATAWWTAISAARSEHIPNRLYFVQDYEPHFNPMGSNHLSAVDSYKLGLKPITIGRWLANKLQSDFGCQPQFFDFGVDHSTYFPIAGNRENAVCILYQDDKPRRCAEMITEAVHAIRFHRPDTKIYLYGQAAAPAISGTHHLGLLSRQQCNDLYNQCRVGICLSATNPSRIPFEMMASGLPVVDLHSENNLFEHVDETVLLSEPDPYSIAEAVLRILESPEEFQRRHEKCIEVTCRRSEQNEKSQFAAAFNNIVQGRKLVKLKLEPLYKAPAVKAGGRVPSKISSVHLKRLQHRLKDHVEPTIQLMRDEAAAALTAIRQISPREFSQKTIQELLGDGAVLSLDVWDTLIRRNVSPDEIKLRTAKFITSTYRDHIDKFYWQPLRMLALRRLCEKMIGEENEEAGRDDEYTIDDVFKRMYELAFLHKSQKSSEQFIYAMVNFEISQEISVSSVDEEIYRLLKNLKNRTILLSDFYMGKSYLSRILTGIGLDINNIQIFVSCDLGFSKRTGHLYPAVATHLGIMPESIIHIGDNEYSDVTQARNNGLRAIYYRPERPMSGALANYPSGLESSPDIPANLQRPSVLLISLG; encoded by the coding sequence ATGATCGCAACATATTCTCCTTTCAAGAAGCGTGTGGCTTGGCTTGTGCCTGCGCCCATTCCAGGCTCGGGCGGCCATAGAACAATCATCAATCATGCGTCGTTTTTGGCCGAACAGGGTTGGGAAACGTCATTCTTTGTCGACACCAACGATTCTCCGCAGGAGATCAAACGGACTTTCGAAAAGCTGTTCTACAAGGCGCCCATAACCTATCGGTCGGGGTTAACAGTGGATGGCAACTTTTCTGCTGTCATTGCCACTGCTTGGTGGACTGCGATTTCAGCAGCGCGATCAGAGCATATCCCAAACCGACTATACTTCGTTCAAGATTACGAACCGCATTTCAACCCAATGGGTTCCAACCATCTGAGTGCAGTCGATTCATACAAGCTGGGACTTAAACCAATTACGATAGGCCGCTGGCTTGCGAACAAATTGCAAAGCGACTTTGGTTGTCAGCCCCAGTTTTTCGACTTCGGTGTGGATCACAGCACATATTTTCCTATCGCAGGAAACCGCGAAAACGCTGTCTGCATTCTCTATCAGGATGACAAACCACGGCGCTGCGCGGAAATGATCACGGAGGCTGTACATGCAATCCGTTTTCACAGACCAGACACCAAAATCTACTTGTATGGGCAAGCAGCCGCGCCAGCTATCAGCGGAACGCATCACCTCGGATTGCTCTCACGCCAGCAATGCAACGATTTATACAATCAATGCCGGGTCGGCATTTGCCTCAGCGCAACCAACCCCTCTCGAATCCCATTTGAGATGATGGCATCCGGTTTGCCGGTCGTTGATCTACATTCAGAAAATAACCTGTTTGAACACGTCGATGAAACTGTTCTGTTGTCCGAACCAGATCCCTATTCGATAGCGGAAGCAGTCCTTAGAATACTGGAATCACCTGAAGAATTTCAGCGGCGGCACGAAAAATGCATCGAAGTGACATGCAGACGTTCCGAACAGAACGAAAAATCGCAATTTGCGGCGGCTTTTAACAATATTGTTCAAGGACGCAAGCTCGTCAAACTAAAGCTGGAACCACTATACAAGGCCCCGGCCGTCAAGGCGGGAGGGCGCGTTCCTTCGAAGATATCAAGTGTCCATTTGAAGCGCCTGCAACATCGCCTTAAGGATCACGTCGAGCCCACTATTCAACTGATGAGGGACGAAGCGGCGGCAGCATTGACTGCCATTCGGCAAATATCGCCGCGTGAATTTAGCCAGAAAACGATACAGGAGCTTCTTGGTGATGGGGCTGTGTTATCTTTAGATGTGTGGGACACGCTGATCAGGCGAAACGTCTCACCAGACGAGATAAAACTTAGAACGGCTAAGTTTATCACAAGCACCTATCGCGACCACATTGATAAATTCTATTGGCAACCCCTGCGGATGCTGGCGTTACGGCGCCTGTGTGAAAAAATGATAGGGGAGGAGAATGAAGAAGCGGGCCGGGATGATGAGTACACGATAGATGATGTTTTTAAACGCATGTATGAACTGGCATTTCTGCACAAGAGCCAGAAATCCTCAGAACAATTTATTTATGCGATGGTCAATTTTGAGATCAGTCAGGAAATCTCCGTCTCCAGTGTCGATGAGGAAATATATCGGCTCCTCAAGAATCTGAAAAACAGGACTATTCTCCTATCCGATTTTTATATGGGAAAATCTTATCTAAGCCGCATCCTGACTGGCATAGGCCTCGATATTAATAATATTCAAATTTTTGTCTCGTGTGATCTGGGCTTCAGCAAGCGCACCGGCCATCTTTATCCGGCGGTAGCAACTCATCTGGGTATAATGCCGGAGTCTATAATTCATATAGGCGACAACGAGTATTCTGACGTCACTCAGGCGCGCAACAACGGATTACGGGCCATCTATTACCGGCCCGAGAGGCCGATGAGCGGCGCGCTGGCCAATTATCCGAGTGGGTTGGAAAGCTCTCCGGATATTCCCGCGAATCTGCAAAGGCCATCAGTTCTGCTGATAAGCTTGGGTTGA
- a CDS encoding LysE family translocator: MTLAGFITYSGALAIAAAIPGPGITALIARALGSGFRSALYMSFGLVIGDLTYLTAVVLGLAMVAQTFGTVFLLIKWAGVAYLAYLAWCFWNSGISAEKIEAKRSNGGVVSGILSGLAVTLGNPKTMIFYIALTPTLIDLHAITLADYAVLAVVTVLTLIVVLVPYLALASKARWFLQSPRALKRLNRTAAAFMAGAALAIAGRAS; encoded by the coding sequence ATGACACTTGCCGGTTTCATCACCTATTCGGGCGCTCTTGCCATTGCTGCCGCCATTCCCGGGCCGGGTATTACCGCGCTGATTGCGCGTGCGCTGGGTTCGGGTTTCCGCTCGGCGCTGTATATGTCTTTTGGCCTCGTCATTGGCGATCTGACTTATCTGACCGCCGTGGTGCTTGGCCTTGCCATGGTCGCGCAGACTTTTGGCACCGTGTTTCTGCTGATCAAATGGGCTGGCGTGGCCTACCTTGCCTATCTTGCCTGGTGTTTCTGGAACTCCGGCATTTCGGCTGAAAAGATTGAAGCCAAACGCAGCAATGGCGGCGTTGTTTCCGGTATTCTCTCGGGCCTTGCGGTAACGCTGGGCAATCCGAAAACCATGATCTTCTATATCGCGCTCACGCCGACCCTGATTGATCTGCACGCCATTACGCTGGCGGATTATGCCGTATTGGCCGTGGTGACAGTTCTGACTTTGATTGTCGTGCTCGTGCCTTATCTCGCGCTTGCTTCCAAAGCACGCTGGTTCCTGCAATCTCCGCGTGCCTTGAAAAGACTGAACCGGACAGCGGCGGCATTCATGGCGGGTGCCGCTTTGGCCATCGCTGGCCGGGCCTCGTGA
- a CDS encoding class II glutamine amidotransferase produces the protein MCRWAAYLGPQLYLEDVIASPCHSLIAQSHDAHEAKTRTNGDGFGVAWYGERSEPGLYRDILPAWSDQNLKSLSRQIRSHLFLAHVRASTGGATSRTNCHPFVSGKWSFMHNGQIGHFDKLRRGLEAKLDDALYVQKLGSTDSELIFLLMLQHGLDKDPAQSLVETVNVITAEAERAGVPPFIRLTAAFSDGAQLYAVRYATDRFAPTLYTATLSPSSGLCVVSEPLDGEAENWMPVPPNSFVTVKNSKRIAIEPFMAQEKSGPVLESV, from the coding sequence ATGTGTCGTTGGGCAGCCTATCTCGGACCTCAGCTTTATCTGGAAGATGTCATTGCCTCGCCCTGTCATTCGCTGATCGCCCAAAGCCATGACGCCCATGAAGCCAAGACCCGCACCAATGGCGATGGTTTCGGCGTTGCCTGGTATGGCGAGCGCTCCGAGCCCGGCCTTTACCGTGATATCCTTCCCGCCTGGTCCGACCAGAACCTGAAGAGCCTTTCCCGGCAAATCCGTTCCCACCTGTTTCTCGCCCATGTGCGCGCTTCCACCGGCGGCGCAACCAGCCGGACCAATTGCCACCCGTTTGTCTCGGGCAAATGGAGCTTTATGCATAACGGGCAGATCGGCCACTTTGACAAGCTGCGGCGCGGGCTGGAAGCCAAGCTCGATGATGCGCTCTATGTGCAAAAGCTTGGATCAACGGACTCGGAACTGATTTTCCTGCTTATGCTGCAACACGGGCTCGACAAAGACCCGGCACAGTCGCTGGTCGAGACGGTCAATGTGATCACGGCGGAAGCGGAGCGCGCCGGTGTGCCCCCCTTCATCCGCCTGACGGCTGCCTTTTCCGACGGCGCACAGCTTTATGCGGTGCGCTACGCCACGGATCGCTTTGCCCCGACGCTCTATACGGCGACCCTTTCACCAAGCTCAGGCCTTTGCGTTGTCTCGGAGCCACTCGATGGTGAAGCGGAGAACTGGATGCCCGTGCCGCCGAACAGTTTCGTGACGGTCAAGAACAGCAAGCGCATCGCCATTGAGCCTTTTATGGCGCAGGAGAAATCCGGTCCGGTGCTGGAGAGTGTTTAG
- a CDS encoding proline racemase family protein, translating into MAAPLTVVDMHTGGEPLRIITGGYPVLPKGTILEKRAYVRDNLDHLRKILMFEPRGHFDMYGALLVEPNLPGADLAVLFMHNEGYSTMCGHAILALGRYAIDYGLVAKVEPVTTVHIECPCGMVVASVEVKDGKSASVSFESVPAFLFAGDRTINLQPYGEVTFDVAYGGAYYALAHCQQFGLEFGRDPARKFIDAATLLTEAVKEAVPLEHPDHKDLAFLYGTILTDGLDSWSEAPTKNVCIFADAQLDRSPTGSGVTARLAAMHAKGQIHASQARIFESIVGSRFAGAVASTTKAGAFDAITARVSGHAYYSGKAEFIVEDDDPLGQGFLVL; encoded by the coding sequence ATGGCCGCGCCACTGACTGTTGTCGATATGCACACGGGCGGCGAACCGCTGCGTATCATCACCGGGGGGTATCCTGTACTTCCAAAAGGCACGATCCTCGAGAAGCGCGCCTATGTCAGGGACAATCTTGACCATTTGCGCAAGATTCTGATGTTCGAGCCGCGCGGTCATTTTGATATGTATGGCGCGCTGCTGGTCGAACCGAATTTACCCGGCGCTGATCTCGCCGTGCTCTTTATGCACAATGAAGGCTATTCGACCATGTGTGGCCACGCGATCCTCGCGCTTGGCCGCTACGCCATTGATTATGGTCTGGTGGCAAAGGTCGAGCCTGTCACCACGGTTCATATCGAATGCCCCTGTGGCATGGTGGTGGCCTCGGTTGAGGTGAAGGACGGCAAGTCAGCCAGTGTCTCGTTCGAGAGTGTTCCGGCTTTCCTGTTTGCTGGAGACCGCACCATCAATCTTCAACCCTATGGCGAAGTCACATTCGATGTGGCCTATGGCGGCGCCTATTATGCGCTCGCCCATTGCCAGCAGTTTGGTCTGGAGTTTGGCCGCGATCCCGCCCGCAAATTCATCGATGCGGCAACGCTTTTGACCGAGGCCGTGAAAGAAGCTGTGCCGCTGGAACATCCGGATCATAAGGACCTTGCCTTTCTCTATGGTACGATCCTGACCGACGGGCTCGATAGCTGGTCGGAAGCACCAACAAAGAATGTCTGCATTTTTGCCGATGCGCAGCTGGATCGCTCGCCAACGGGATCGGGCGTGACAGCGCGTCTTGCCGCCATGCATGCCAAGGGCCAGATTCACGCAAGTCAGGCCCGGATTTTTGAAAGCATTGTCGGTTCGCGTTTTGCCGGGGCTGTGGCTTCGACAACAAAGGCGGGCGCGTTCGATGCCATTACGGCGCGTGTTTCCGGGCATGCCTATTACAGCGGCAAGGCGGAGTTTATCGTCGAGGATGATGATCCGTTGGGACAGGGTTTTCTGGTGCTATGA
- a CDS encoding ArsR/SmtB family transcription factor codes for MVEYSTPTLDAVFHALSDPTRRAMLHRLSTSERTVSELATPFNMSLAGASKHIKVLEAAGLVRRHIEGRTHICALQAARLAEAQEWLRYYEQFWEERLDDLEDILRAEDRALAEKKKHERRKASKSKSDTKE; via the coding sequence ATGGTTGAATATAGCACACCCACTCTCGACGCGGTTTTTCATGCCCTTTCCGATCCAACGCGAAGGGCAATGCTGCACCGGCTGTCAACAAGCGAACGCACCGTCAGCGAGTTGGCGACGCCGTTCAACATGTCGCTCGCCGGAGCTTCCAAGCACATCAAGGTGCTGGAGGCCGCGGGACTGGTTCGTCGCCATATAGAGGGGCGGACGCATATCTGCGCCCTCCAGGCGGCCCGACTGGCTGAGGCACAGGAATGGCTGCGTTATTACGAGCAGTTCTGGGAAGAACGTCTCGACGATCTGGAAGATATTCTGCGTGCAGAAGATCGCGCGCTTGCCGAAAAGAAAAAACACGAGCGCCGCAAAGCCTCGAAATCGAAATCCGACACCAAGGAGTAG
- a CDS encoding peptide chain release factor 3, which yields MSSADHPVSKRRTFAIIAHPDAGKTTLTEKLLLFGGAIQLAGEVKAKKDRIQTRSDWMNIERDRGISVVTSVMTFEYKDCIFNLLDTPGHEDFADDTYRTLTAVDSAVMVIDAAKGIEARTLKLFEVCRMRDIPIVTFVNKMDRESRDPYEILDEIEQKLALDTAPITWPIGRGKSFAGTYNLQDNTVRRRDEEEKPTPVNGPEASGASGLLPENERQAWIDEVTLARDACNPFDLQSFREGHMTPVYFGSALRNYGVRDLIEAFCDFGPSPRAQDADTRRVEATEDKMTGFVFKIQANMDPNHRDRIAFLRVCSGKLSRGMKAKLVRTGKPMSLSAPQFFFARSRQIADEAWAGDVVGIPNHGTLRIGDTLTEGEDILFRGVPNFAPEILRRVRLDDAMKAKKLREALQQMAEEGVVQLFLPDDGSPAIVGVVGALQIDVLTERLKVEYTLPVGFEPARFTIARWITADDPAELQRFINAHRADIAHDLDNDPVFLAQNSFSLSYEAERWKDIRFAAIKDYQVREKAA from the coding sequence ATGTCTTCTGCCGACCATCCCGTTTCGAAACGCCGTACCTTTGCGATCATCGCGCACCCGGACGCCGGTAAAACCACACTGACTGAAAAGCTGCTGCTTTTCGGTGGGGCGATCCAGCTTGCCGGTGAAGTCAAGGCCAAGAAGGACCGTATCCAGACGCGCTCCGACTGGATGAACATCGAGCGGGATCGCGGGATCTCGGTCGTCACATCCGTGATGACCTTCGAGTACAAGGATTGCATTTTCAATCTGCTTGATACGCCCGGTCACGAAGACTTTGCCGACGATACTTATCGTACACTCACAGCTGTCGACAGCGCCGTCATGGTCATCGATGCCGCCAAAGGTATTGAAGCGCGGACACTGAAACTGTTCGAAGTCTGCCGTATGCGCGATATTCCAATCGTTACCTTCGTCAACAAGATGGACCGGGAAAGCCGCGATCCCTACGAAATTCTTGATGAGATCGAGCAGAAACTGGCGCTGGATACGGCACCGATCACCTGGCCGATCGGCCGCGGCAAAAGCTTTGCCGGCACCTATAATCTGCAGGATAACACCGTAAGGCGGCGTGATGAGGAAGAAAAGCCAACGCCAGTCAACGGCCCGGAAGCATCTGGTGCTTCCGGATTGCTGCCGGAGAATGAGCGGCAGGCATGGATTGACGAGGTGACGCTGGCACGCGATGCATGCAATCCGTTCGATTTGCAATCGTTCCGCGAAGGCCACATGACGCCTGTCTATTTCGGCTCTGCCTTGCGCAATTACGGTGTGCGCGACCTCATTGAAGCCTTCTGCGATTTCGGCCCAAGCCCGCGTGCGCAGGATGCCGATACACGTCGCGTCGAGGCGACCGAAGACAAGATGACCGGTTTTGTGTTCAAGATTCAGGCCAATATGGACCCTAATCACCGCGACCGCATCGCGTTCCTCCGCGTATGTTCCGGCAAGCTATCGCGCGGTATGAAGGCGAAGCTGGTACGAACCGGCAAGCCGATGAGCCTTTCGGCGCCGCAATTCTTCTTTGCCCGCAGCCGCCAGATTGCGGATGAGGCATGGGCCGGTGATGTGGTGGGCATTCCTAACCACGGCACCCTGCGCATCGGCGATACGCTGACCGAAGGCGAGGACATCCTGTTTCGCGGCGTACCGAACTTTGCGCCTGAAATTCTGCGCCGCGTGCGGCTTGATGATGCGATGAAAGCCAAGAAACTGCGCGAAGCCCTGCAGCAGATGGCGGAAGAAGGCGTTGTCCAGCTATTCCTGCCCGATGATGGCTCGCCCGCGATCGTCGGTGTTGTTGGCGCCCTGCAGATCGATGTTCTGACAGAACGCCTGAAAGTGGAATATACACTACCAGTCGGTTTCGAGCCCGCCCGCTTTACTATTGCGCGATGGATTACCGCCGATGATCCGGCGGAGTTGCAGCGTTTCATCAATGCACACCGGGCCGATATTGCCCACGATCTCGACAATGATCCGGTGTTCCTGGCGCAGAATTCGTTCTCATTGTCCTATGAGGCGGAACGCTGGAAAGACATTCGTTTCGCCGCCATCAAGGATTATCAGGTTCGCGAAAAAGCGGCCTGA
- a CDS encoding isocitrate lyase/PEP mutase family protein, with translation MDKGKIFRQLHQGPEILLMPNPWDPGTAQFLGSLGFKALATSSAGFAFSRALPDGAITFDVMMQHCRDLVTATDLPVSGDLEKGKGDSADSAGETIFAAEAAGLAGCSIEDFSGDPDKPIYDFSHAVERVAAAAEAARALKNDFVFTARAENFLRGRRDLDDTIKRLQAFDKAGADVLFAPGISDLESIRTICASVSKPVSVLAPAPLSVSELAAVGVRRVSLGPRLTTAAFTAIRDAAREVLDNGTFGFSTAGVTFAELQNLYSQGIDKDK, from the coding sequence ATGGACAAGGGCAAGATTTTCCGTCAGCTGCATCAGGGGCCGGAAATTCTCTTGATGCCCAATCCATGGGACCCCGGTACAGCACAGTTTCTCGGTTCTCTAGGCTTTAAGGCTCTGGCGACCAGCAGTGCCGGATTTGCCTTTTCGCGCGCTCTGCCCGATGGCGCCATTACCTTTGATGTCATGATGCAGCATTGCCGCGATCTGGTTACGGCAACTGACCTGCCTGTCTCCGGTGATCTGGAAAAAGGCAAGGGCGATAGCGCCGACAGCGCGGGCGAAACGATCTTTGCTGCGGAAGCTGCGGGTCTTGCCGGTTGTTCCATTGAGGATTTTTCCGGCGACCCGGATAAGCCGATTTACGATTTTTCCCATGCGGTTGAACGTGTTGCAGCGGCTGCGGAAGCTGCCCGAGCATTGAAGAATGATTTCGTTTTCACCGCCCGGGCCGAAAACTTCCTGCGTGGCCGTCGCGACCTTGATGATACCATCAAGCGACTGCAGGCTTTTGACAAGGCGGGCGCCGATGTGCTGTTCGCCCCCGGCATTTCCGATCTTGAAAGTATCCGCACCATCTGCGCGTCGGTGTCGAAGCCGGTCAGCGTTTTGGCTCCGGCGCCGCTCAGTGTCAGTGAATTGGCGGCCGTTGGTGTGCGGCGTGTTTCGCTGGGACCAAGGCTGACCACAGCCGCCTTTACCGCTATTCGCGATGCGGCTCGCGAAGTGCTCGATAATGGTACGTTTGGGTTCTCAACTGCAGGTGTGACGTTCGCAGAGCTGCAAAATCTTTATTCCCAAGGCATCGACAAGGACAAGTAA
- a CDS encoding SRPBCC family protein yields MSLHQGNDQLGVAIAQRTVRIERLLPGPVERVWEYLTDPEKRGKWLAKGPMANHAGGPVELIFRHSELSTAPTPEKYLQYEGHKNAGTVIRCEPPTYLAMTWEEGAGEPSEVSFELRAVDGNTLLTLTHSRLADHGAMVSVSSGWHTHLSVLINVLDGVETTDFWGKLESLEAEYDRILPA; encoded by the coding sequence ATGAGCCTGCATCAGGGAAATGACCAACTTGGAGTAGCAATTGCCCAGCGCACCGTTCGCATCGAACGGCTGCTCCCCGGCCCCGTTGAACGCGTATGGGAATACCTCACAGACCCGGAAAAGCGCGGCAAATGGCTGGCCAAAGGGCCAATGGCCAATCATGCTGGTGGGCCTGTCGAATTGATATTCCGCCATTCGGAATTGTCGACCGCACCCACCCCGGAAAAATACCTGCAATATGAAGGGCACAAGAATGCCGGAACCGTTATCCGCTGCGAACCGCCGACATATCTTGCCATGACCTGGGAAGAAGGCGCGGGCGAGCCATCGGAAGTCAGCTTTGAACTACGGGCCGTCGATGGCAATACCCTGTTGACGTTGACGCATAGCCGCCTCGCCGATCATGGCGCGATGGTGAGTGTCTCAAGCGGCTGGCATACGCATCTAAGTGTGCTGATCAATGTGCTTGATGGCGTTGAGACCACCGACTTCTGGGGAAAACTCGAAAGCCTCGAAGCGGAATATGATCGGATACTACCGGCCTGA
- a CDS encoding HAD family hydrolase: MTRPDLVIFDCDGVLVDTETLANQHLIKMLNASGYSITFDEARKNLCGMPMRAVKEKVEAEGYSLGEDFVERWYQAIPVIFENGVEAIPHIEDVIDAVKQARLAYCVASSANIEKMHLTLGKTGLIGHFQDVLYSASMVARGKPFPDLFLHAAKQMGFEPSRSVVIEDSVAGTTAGTAAGMRVFSYCGDEHADHEGLVAAGGILFDDMRKLPALLGIA; this comes from the coding sequence ATGACGCGCCCCGATCTGGTGATTTTCGACTGTGACGGGGTTCTGGTCGATACCGAAACCCTTGCCAATCAGCATCTCATCAAGATGCTCAATGCTTCGGGCTATTCCATCACCTTCGACGAAGCGCGCAAGAACCTGTGCGGCATGCCGATGCGCGCCGTGAAGGAAAAGGTCGAAGCGGAAGGCTATTCGCTGGGTGAGGATTTCGTTGAGCGCTGGTATCAGGCGATTCCAGTCATCTTTGAAAACGGCGTCGAGGCCATCCCGCATATTGAGGATGTCATTGATGCGGTGAAACAGGCCCGGCTTGCCTATTGCGTGGCGTCCTCGGCCAATATCGAAAAAATGCACCTGACCCTCGGGAAAACCGGGCTGATCGGCCACTTTCAGGACGTGCTTTACAGCGCTTCGATGGTGGCGCGGGGCAAGCCGTTCCCTGATCTCTTCCTGCATGCGGCAAAGCAGATGGGTTTTGAACCATCCCGCTCCGTGGTGATTGAAGACAGCGTTGCCGGTACCACCGCCGGAACAGCGGCAGGAATGCGCGTCTTTTCCTATTGCGGCGATGAACATGCTGACCATGAAGGTCTTGTCGCGGCGGGCGGTATCCTCTTCGACGATATGCGCAAGCTGCCCGCGCTTCTGGGAATTGCCTGA